In one Polyangia bacterium genomic region, the following are encoded:
- the rplV gene encoding 50S ribosomal protein L22, which yields MARAILRRFRESPRKVRAVADMIRGRSANDALSILKLQRRKAAVMLTKVLGSAIANATENEKADADKLVVTQVAIDCGPVQKRWMARSMGRANRINSRTSHVTVVVDIPE from the coding sequence ATGGCACGGGCAATTTTGAGACGCTTCCGCGAGTCGCCGCGCAAGGTGCGGGCGGTGGCCGACATGATCCGCGGCCGCTCGGCGAACGACGCGCTGTCGATCCTGAAGCTGCAGCGCCGCAAGGCCGCGGTGATGCTGACCAAGGTGCTTGGTTCGGCGATCGCCAACGCGACGGAAAATGAAAAGGCCGACGCCGACAAGCTGGTGGTCACGCAGGTGGCCATCGACTGCGGCCCGGTGCAAAAGCGCTGGATGGCACGATCGATGGGCCGCGCGAACCGGATCAACAGCCGCACGTCGCACGTGACGGTCGTGGTCGATATCCCCGAGTAA
- the rplP gene encoding 50S ribosomal protein L16, whose translation MLAPKKVKWRKKQKGKMRGVSKGATQVVFGEYGLQAMSCGFITSRQIEAARIAISRHVKRGGKLYIRIFPDKPISKKPAETRMGKGKGNPEEWVAVVKPGRVMYELDGVQETLAREAFHLAEHKLSVQTRFVGREQVL comes from the coding sequence ATGCTCGCTCCCAAAAAAGTTAAGTGGCGTAAGAAGCAAAAGGGCAAGATGCGCGGCGTTTCCAAGGGCGCCACGCAAGTTGTCTTCGGCGAGTACGGCTTGCAGGCGATGTCCTGCGGGTTCATCACCTCGCGACAGATCGAGGCGGCGCGCATCGCCATCTCCCGTCACGTCAAGCGTGGTGGGAAGCTTTACATCCGGATCTTCCCCGACAAGCCCATCTCGAAGAAGCCTGCCGAAACCCGGATGGGTAAAGGAAAGGGCAACCCGGAGGAGTGGGTGGCCGTGGTCAAGCCTGGCCGCGTGATGTACGAGCTCGACGGCGTGCAAGAGACGCTGGCCCGCGAGGCGTTCCACCTGGCCGAGCACAAGCTGTCCGTGCAGACCCGGTTCGTCGGTCGGGAGCAGGTGTTATGA
- the rplW gene encoding 50S ribosomal protein L23 encodes MRPPEQIIKRPLLTEKGTRLKETGGGADSEASPESTKPQLLFEVARDANKVEIRHAVEKLWNVDVLAVRTTVVRGKEKRMGRFTGKRSNWKKAIVTIAAGQNIEFFEGV; translated from the coding sequence ATGCGCCCACCAGAGCAAATCATCAAGCGACCGCTGCTGACCGAGAAGGGCACGCGGCTCAAAGAGACCGGCGGCGGCGCCGACAGCGAAGCCTCGCCCGAGTCGACCAAGCCGCAGCTGCTGTTCGAAGTGGCCCGCGACGCCAACAAGGTCGAGATTCGACACGCCGTCGAGAAGTTGTGGAACGTCGACGTGCTGGCGGTGCGCACCACCGTGGTGCGCGGCAAGGAAAAGCGGATGGGGCGGTTCACCGGCAAGCGGTCGAACTGGAAGAAAGCCATCGTCACCATCGCCGCTGGTCAGAACATCGAGTTCTTCGAAGGGGTCTAA
- the rplB gene encoding 50S ribosomal protein L2, protein MGLRPHNPTTPGSRGRVSPDFSELTQGNAPEKSLTEKMNRTGGRNHYGRITSRFRGGGHKRRFRIIDFRRNKVGVPGKVASIEYDPNRTARIALLHYVDGEKAYILCPDGLSVGDTVVSSRNADIKPGNNLPIRFIPLGTTIHNIELKILGGAQLCRSAGVGAQVMAKEGDWGQVRLPSGEVRRVHLDCRATIGQVGNIEHGSVHIGKAGRTRWKGRRPHNRGVTMNPVDHPMGGGEGRSSGGRHPCSPWGQLSKGLKTRENKRTDSMIIKRRGKKS, encoded by the coding sequence ATGGGTCTTCGTCCGCACAATCCCACCACGCCAGGCAGCCGCGGCCGCGTCTCGCCGGATTTCTCCGAGCTGACGCAGGGGAACGCCCCCGAAAAGTCGCTGACCGAGAAGATGAACCGCACCGGCGGGCGCAACCATTACGGTCGCATCACCAGCCGTTTTCGCGGCGGCGGCCACAAGCGGCGCTTCCGCATCATCGACTTTCGTCGCAACAAGGTCGGCGTGCCGGGCAAGGTGGCGTCGATTGAATACGATCCGAACCGCACCGCGCGCATCGCCCTGCTTCACTACGTCGACGGCGAAAAGGCCTACATCCTGTGTCCTGACGGCCTCAGCGTCGGCGACACCGTGGTGTCGTCGCGCAACGCGGACATCAAGCCGGGCAACAACCTGCCCATCCGTTTCATTCCGCTCGGCACCACCATCCACAACATCGAGCTCAAGATCCTGGGTGGCGCGCAGCTTTGCCGGTCGGCCGGCGTTGGCGCGCAGGTGATGGCGAAGGAAGGCGACTGGGGCCAGGTGCGCTTGCCGTCGGGCGAGGTTCGTCGCGTCCACCTCGACTGCCGGGCCACCATCGGCCAGGTCGGCAACATCGAGCACGGCAGCGTGCACATCGGCAAGGCCGGCCGCACGCGCTGGAAGGGTCGCCGCCCGCACAACCGGGGCGTCACCATGAACCCGGTCGATCACCCGATGGGCGGCGGCGAAGGCCGTTCGTCCGGCGGTCGGCATCCCTGTTCGCCGTGGGGTCAGCTGTCGAAGGGCCTCAAGACCCGGGAGAACAAGCGGACCGATTCGATGATCATCAAGCGACGCGGCAAGAAGTCGTAA
- the rpmC gene encoding 50S ribosomal protein L29, whose protein sequence is MSKHLRAKDLRGNDPDELGRTAKKLAEDLFQNRLKKNTNQLENTMLIRQARRDIARVNTVLAERLRQAAPATAPAATTKEK, encoded by the coding sequence ATGAGCAAGCACCTGCGGGCCAAGGATCTTCGCGGCAACGATCCGGACGAGCTCGGCCGCACGGCGAAGAAACTGGCCGAGGATCTGTTCCAGAATCGCCTCAAGAAAAACACCAATCAGCTGGAGAACACCATGCTGATCCGCCAGGCCCGCCGCGACATCGCGCGGGTGAACACCGTGCTGGCGGAACGCCTGCGCCAAGCTGCTCCGGCGACCGCGCCGGCGGCGACCACCAAGGAGAAATGA
- the rpsC gene encoding 30S ribosomal protein S3, which produces MGQKTHPVGFRLGVIRGWSSKWYSEKDFSKWLHEDIRLKRFVKHKLGHAGVSSVEVERAANKVKINIFTARPGIVIGKRGAGVETLKKEVQALTSNEVFLNIQEVRKAETNAQLVAENVATQLERRVAFRRAMKKAVQTAMKFGAKGIRLACSGRLGGAEMARYEWYHEGRVPLHTLRADIEYGTTEAHTTYGAIGVKCWIFKGEVLPQRTARLA; this is translated from the coding sequence ATGGGACAGAAAACACATCCGGTTGGCTTTCGGCTGGGCGTCATCCGCGGCTGGAGCAGCAAGTGGTACTCGGAGAAGGATTTCTCCAAGTGGTTGCACGAGGACATCCGCCTCAAGCGGTTCGTCAAGCACAAGCTGGGGCACGCGGGCGTGTCGTCGGTCGAGGTCGAGCGGGCGGCGAACAAGGTGAAGATCAACATCTTCACCGCGCGCCCCGGCATCGTCATCGGCAAGCGCGGCGCCGGCGTCGAGACCTTGAAGAAGGAAGTGCAGGCGCTGACCTCGAACGAGGTGTTCCTGAACATTCAAGAGGTCCGCAAGGCCGAGACCAACGCCCAGTTGGTGGCCGAGAACGTCGCCACCCAGCTTGAGCGTCGGGTCGCTTTCCGCCGCGCCATGAAGAAGGCCGTGCAGACGGCGATGAAGTTCGGCGCCAAAGGCATCCGCCTGGCGTGTTCGGGTCGCCTGGGCGGCGCCGAGATGGCCCGCTATGAGTGGTACCACGAGGGTCGCGTCCCGCTGCACACGCTGCGCGCCGACATCGAGTACGGCACCACCGAGGCGCACACCACCTACGGCGCCATCGGCGTCAAATGTTGGATCTTCAAAGGCGAGGTCCTGCCGCAACGGACTGCCCGTCTGGCCTAG
- the rpsS gene encoding 30S ribosomal protein S19 encodes MARSIKKGPFIDQHLLKKVVEAQRQKSKKVIKTWSRRSTIMPEMLGLTFAVHNGRKFVPVFTTENMVGHKLGEFSPTRTFHGHSGDRKAAAGPGGGAPSAPAGDKK; translated from the coding sequence ATGGCTCGCTCAATAAAAAAAGGCCCGTTCATCGACCAGCACCTGTTGAAGAAGGTGGTCGAGGCGCAGCGCCAGAAGTCGAAGAAGGTCATCAAGACCTGGTCGCGTCGTTCGACCATCATGCCCGAGATGCTGGGGCTGACGTTCGCCGTGCACAACGGCCGCAAGTTCGTTCCGGTCTTCACGACGGAAAACATGGTCGGTCACAAGCTGGGCGAGTTCTCGCCCACGCGCACCTTCCACGGCCACTCGGGCGACCGCAAGGCGGCGGCCGGTCCGGGCGGCGGGGCCCCGTCGGCGCCCGCCGGGGACAAGAAGTAA